In a single window of the Papaver somniferum cultivar HN1 chromosome 8, ASM357369v1, whole genome shotgun sequence genome:
- the LOC113301320 gene encoding D-3-phosphoglycerate dehydrogenase 3, chloroplastic-like, whose amino-acid sequence MATISAKSILVPKISSSSSNSNVSSSRSSSSFLPSVKPTISLKASYSKSRSFVIKNGLGTVETKGSSSGTNDVTKETKPTILVSEKLGEAGIEVLESFANVDCSYNLTPEELCKKISNVDALIVRSGTKVSRQVFEASKGRLKVVGRAGVGIDNVDLQAATEFGCLVVNAPTANTVAAAEHGIALLSSMARNVAQSDASMKAGKWERNKYVGVSLVGKTLAVMGFGKVGSEVARRAKGLGMHIIAHDPYAPADRARALGVELVSFEKAITTADFISLHMPLTPTTSKVFNDETFGKMKKGVRIINVARGGVIDEDALVRALDSGVVAQAALDVFTVEPPPQDSKLVQHANVTVTPHLGASTKEAQEGVAIEIAEAVVGALNGELSATAVNAPMVPAEVLSELAPYVVLAEKLGKLAVQLVAGGSGIKSVKVVYKSARDRDDLDTRLLRAMIIKGIFEPISSNFINLVNADYTAKEKGVRISEERIVVDSSPEFPVDTVQVRIANVESKFAGAMSDNGEICIEGKVKGGVPHLTCVGSFSVDVSIEESLILCKQVDQPGMIGRVGSILGQRNVNVSFMSVGRIGVRKQAIMAIGVDEEPDKDTLKQIGDVPAIEEFVFLDL is encoded by the exons ATGGCGACTATTTCTGCAAAATCTATTCTAGTTCCAAagatttcatcttcatcatcaaattCTAATGTATCATCAAGTAGATCTTCATCATCATTTCTCCCATCAGTCAAACCAACAATCTCGTTGAAAGCATCTTACTCAAAATCAAGATCCTTCGTGATTAAAAACGGTTTAGGTACAGTTGAAACAAAAGGATCATCATCAGGAACAAACGATGtcacaaaagaaacaaaaccaaCAATACTTGTTTCTGAAAAACTTGGCGAAGCAGGAATTGAAGTATTGGAAAGTTTTGCAAATGTTGATTGCTCATATAATTTAACACCAGAAGAGTTGTGTAAGAAAATATCAAATGTTGATGCATTGATTGTTAGAAGTGGTACAAAAGTAAGTAGACAAGTATTTGAAGCATCAAAAGGAAGGTTGAAAGTTGTGGGTAGAGCTGGTGTTGGTATTGATAATGTAGATCTACAAGCTGCTACTGAATTTGGTTGTCTTGTTGTCAATGCTCCAACTGCTAatactgttgctgctgctgagcaTGGAATTGCTCTTCTTTCTTCCATGGCTAGAAATGTTGCTCAATCCGATGCCTCTATGAAAGCTG GGAAATGGGAGAGAAATAAGTATGTTGGTGTCTCTCTGGTTGGGAAGACATTGGCAGTCATGGGTTTTGGAAAAGTTGGATCTGAAGTTGCTAGACGTGCAAAGGGTCTAGGGATGCATATAATTGCTCATGATCCATATGCCCCTGCTGATAGAGCTCGTGCTCTTGGTGTTGAGCTGGTCTCTTTTGAAAAGGCCATCACAACAGCAGATTTCATCTCTCTCCATATGCCTCTAACTCCCACTACCTCAAAGGTCTTCAATGACGAGACATTTGGAAAGATGAAGAAAGGAGTTCGCATTATTAATGTGGCACGAGGTGGAGTTATCGATGAAGATGCCTTGGTTAGGGCACTTGATAGTGGAGTAGTAGCCCAG GCCGCACTTGACGTTTTCACTGTGGAACCCCCACCTCAAGATAGCAAATTGGTGCAACATGCAAATGTTACGGTCACACCTCATCTTGGTGCTAGCACAAAGGAAGCTCAG GAAGGTGTAGCAATTGAGATTGCAGAGGCTGTGGTAGGTGCACTGAATGGGGAACTTTCTGCAACCGCTGTGAACGCTCCCATGGTTCCTGCTGAG GTGTTATCTGAACTTGCGCCTTATGTAGTACTAGCTGAGAAGCTTGGTAAACTGGCTGTACAGTTGGTAGCTGGAGGGAGCGGTATTAAATCTGTCAAGGTGGTATACAAATCTGCTAGAGACCGAGATGACCTAGACACCAGACTTCTCAGGGCCATGATTATTAAAGGAATCTTCGAACCAATTTCCAGCAATTTTATTAACCTAGTGAATGCAGATTACACAGCTAAAGAAAAGGGTGTTCGCATCAGTGAGGAAAGAATTGTGGTTGATTCCTCCCCTGAATTTCCAGTTGACACAGTTCAGGTCCGTATTGCAAATGTTGAATCCAAATTCGCTGGTGCTATGTCAGACAACGGTGAAATATGCATTGAGGGAAAAGTAAAGGGCGGTGTACCTCATCTGACATGCGTGGGATCATTCAGCGTGGACGTAAGTATTGAGGAAAGCCTTATACTTTGTAAGCAAGTAGATCAACCTGGTATGATTGGACGAGTTGGAAGCATCCTTGGACAGAGAAATGTGAACGTCAGCTTCATGAGTGTCGGTAGAATAGGTGTGAGGAAACAAGCTATTATGGCTATCGGTGTTGATGAAGAACCTGACAAGGACACCCTAAAACAGATAGGTGATGTTCCTGCTATTGAAGAATTCGTCTTCCTCGACTTGTag